The DNA sequence aaattgttaattaacTTTtcgaaaagttaaaattttttttaaaaatagtgttAAACACACATATTGtaactttttataatttaaaaataaaaaaaagtaatttctGTTACTTCTGAAACGGACTAGTCTTGTTTTACTTCTTTATGAATGGTCCTTAATTTTTGGTGACTGAATATTTGTTTATACTTGTAATTATATTTTGTAGTATATTTTACTTCTTTATGGCATATTTTAGTGAGTATAATtacaagaagaaaattaaaaaaaaaaagtcaagtttCTTACTCCATCACGCACAGACTAGACTATATCATACccacaaataaatataaaacaaatataaaacaGCAACAAAAATACAGAGAAATTATACGAGCCTCTCACACCAATTGTTTTTTCATTTGACACACTCAGACTAATCAATATTCTAGCCCAGACAAAATAGGCCAACAAAAATTCTgtccaaagaaaaaagattaATCAAATAGCATTATTTCTTAACATGGACCTGGATTGTGCCACTTTTGTCCTGGACTTCTTTTTCTTCCCATGCCCATTGATTTCCATATATAAACCAATATTGACCTTAGTTTTATCCTATAAAACAAGTACATTTTACTGAGTTATCGTGTCCACATGTCGGATACATTTCGAATACAATATTATTGTATCTAattgtatcttaataaaaaataaaaaaatctttttcaaatatatttgGACACACCTACATACTATAAAGTATTAGCATGTCTAACTTTATTcttaatataataatatgtattttaaaataaatttagaaatagtatatattattatttattaaaataaaatttttaaatattttatataattaaaaaattaatttatattttaatgccaaccaaatatcaaattatcactacaatttaactaaaaaatacttcatattttatatatatgacgTATAATTGATTACTtgtatcttataaaattttaaaatttgtatattcGCATGTCCTATATCGTGTCATGTGCGTGTGAGTGTTCAAAGATCATAAGTTTTAGCTTTTACTATCCCTCCCTCTTCATTTGTCCCTTAGGCCTCGGTAAGGAAGGGAGAATGTATTcttaatgcaaaaaaaaaaaaattacattaacgtgaattCATGGACAAATTAAAGGTGATTTCTTTCAAATTCATGGCAATTTTGTGGGTAAGTTACTCTTGCACATGTGTCTTCATCTCAGCCAttgatcaaaaaaattttcaacctttCATTAATTGATGCATTAAATGTTTTCACACTAcattgtattttatattatttacattatACCCCGTAACGTATTTATACTTGATGCAATACGCAAATAGTTGATTTTACAAATCTCTCCCCAAATACCATACAAATCAAaaccttccccaaataccatttCAATGTGTAcagcttcttcttctacctctcaaAAGACACTTCAAAAGAACTGCTTCATTCTTCAACCTCACTGCTTCCTTTACCCTTCTACGAtctcacttcttcttcttctctacccTTCATGTGGGTGATGGGTTTGATTTTTCCGGCGACCCACTCCTAAAACCTTCCCCAGATACTCCTGTAGTATCCACAGCTCCTTCATCTACCTCAGTGCTTCTTCTACCCTCCCCTTAACTTAAGCGTTTGATTTTTCCGACGACCCACTCGCAAAACATTCCCTAAATACCGCTGTAATGTCCATAACCTCTTTTTCTACCTCGTTCCTCTGATTTCAAGGTCAGTCATCGTTAGGGACAGTTTTTTCCTAACCCCGTGGAAGACCCTGCCTTCTGCGTCTTCGTCCAGGGTTACGCGGGTGTCATTTTCTGTGATTTACCTTCGAAGAACGTAAGTCATCCCCTTGTTAGCAAGGTTCCGGCGACCCACGTGCAGAACGCTCTCGGAAAACCCTTGTAAGCCCTACTGCTTCTTCATCTAGATCATtcgtttgtttttttgtttttttagccaATTTGCATGATTTGTTCTGTTAATCACTTTCTGTAATCACCGTTCATCGAAGAAGATTGATTCAATTTCGAATGCAATAGATGATGATAGTTTTCCATGGTGGTGTTAAATGTTAATCAGATCGATGGCCAGTGATGCATGCTCCTCAAACACGAGACGAGGCATAGGGGGAGCCGGTGGACAACAGGAACTGAGATCTGGAAATGCAACCTCAAGTTCGCTGCAACCTCAGGATGTAATAGATGGTGTGGCCCCAAAATGCTTCTGTGAAAAATATGCCATCAGTTATATGTCGAAGACAGACACCAACCCAAATAGGTTATTTTTTGGATGCCCATTATTAAAGGTAACCACGCAATTCTTTATGTATGAGAACTAAGATTAtgctaaaatttgattaaaatttgaattttctgGAATGGAGCTTTAGACTCTATATTTTGGTTATTCTCCACCCTGCTCAAGTTGTTGTGGATGTGATTTTGAATTGTTGGGAATTGCATGCCTATTGGTTATGAAAATGATTTGACTTTGTTATTGATTTGATGTTAAATTGGGTTGATTTTGTATATGATTTGATATTGGTGCTGGTTAATTTTGATGAATGACTGAGAATTGAGAAAAAGTTGATTTATTCAAAATAGATCTACCTAGATTAAAAATCATGATTGTGACAAGAATTGACTTGGTACCTGATCTGATATTAAAAATGGATGCTAAAATTTGAAAGGATTTTGTAGATGTAGAATCTAGGGATTAATTACAGTGACGTACATGAATTAGATTGAATTGGAGTATTTTGTAACCCCTTACATTAATTGTGTTCTATTCGTTGTAGGTGACAGAAGCACATTGCAAGTTCTTTCTCTGGGTTGATGACCACATTGTTAGGGTCAGAGCGGGGGAGGCTACAAGGGGATCGGGTGACGGGAAGCAGAGTGATGTTGGAAAACATTTGGGAATGGATAACTTGATAGACCATGTGGAGGAAAGAATAGCAAAACTAGAGAAGCTGCTGAACAAGAAAAGTAGAGAAGCAGAGTTGAGGAAAAAGGCTAGAGAAGCAGCTGCAAGAGACATGGAGGCTTCATCAACAACGTCTATTGATTAGCTGCAAACCAGAACCCGAAGCACCTCGATTAGGTTCAGAAACTTAAGAATAATTTCCTTCTTTGCTGAAAATTGCTACTAGAATGTAGAGACACAAACGTTTGAAGCTTTAAAAGCAAAAAATTGTCGAAGACGTCCATTTGACTTGTGCAATATGGTTGGAATTTGTTTATGTTTCTAGTTACGTGTTTTTGTTTTACCCATAGATACGTATATGTTTTATGGTATCTATTTTTGTGACTTAGTTACCAAAGTTCCCTACTAATTTCAATAGCGTATGAAGGCTAATACGTTGTAGTAAGTCAGACTGAATACCAGAAAATAGCAACCTTTTTATTAGTGAAACGAATGCTTGAGATTGCAGTCATGTTATAACTCAATCTTCGGAAATTCTGTAAGAGTAGGAAGGAGAAGGGCATGACAATATACACCGATGATTTGGTGACTTCCATGACAAATCATGCGGCCATCACAATAGATAATTGACAAGATCTGTTTTTCTTCTTATATACTAGTGTGCAGCATAAATTTTAAGTTGTGATAGAATGAAGAAGCTGAAAGTAAACTAGAATGTTATGTTAGGCTTTGGAAATTTGTTGAATTGCAACTTGTTGGTCAagtttaattgctttcctttCAGAAAATTTCTTGCATATGTTTCGAAATTCCTAATCCCTTGAACCTAAATAAATCTTAACACTTGTAGTTTATTTGATCATGATGAATGGCCACTGCTTTGTTCTAATACACATAAATTGTTCAGCAAGCTATGATGCTTGAAATAAGCTAGCCTGTCTGTTAACATATTGGGTTTTAAAGGCTTCATCTCATTAGGTATTGAAGTTGTAGATCATCATCTTTATACCCTTGCACATGATGTATAATACTCCAATTGAAAGATCTGACTTTTTAAATTACCATAACTTCCCATTATTGCTGAATCCTTTGTTTGCTCAAATTGTTTGACTTTATTCACCCCTTCATGCACTTGATTGAATTCCTATTACTCTATAATCTAAAGTAAATGAACGAGTGCTAATGGGTTGATCATTTCAGCGACGTGGCCGTGGAGGTAGAGTGCAAGCTGGAGTTTGTTCATGGAGTGCTAATGGCTTATTGCAGGTATTACCAGGTTACCATGTACTGGGTTGCtcattttttcttcttataaAGTAATATTCAACGAGTATATGGCTTATTGCAGGTTTTTCCGTGCACTGGGCTAGGTTCTGTCATCGTCCAACAAAGCAGTGGTGTATACAACTGTTCTCCTAAAACCCAGGGCCATCATGTGAGTTTCTCTTGTAACATTGCCCGTTTATATGTCCGTTTATATGTCGTCTTTTTTGGTCGAATCGTGTTACATAGGAAAACTTTGGTCGAATTATAGGTCGAATTGTCTCGATTCACGATTATCCCAGATCAGTTCTGGTTAGGTATTAAGGTGTAACATAGTATATGATCAAAGgtcatagaaatttttttttcccCAGGGTTGGTTACTTTAGTTAACTGAATATTTAGTCTTTCTGTCATACTTGGGATTGGGCTCGGTCAACTAACCTGGAAAGATgtttattttttggtagttcaagtATATCTAAAAGTAAAGTGGGCTATCTATCAACTTGGGCCAGCTACAAAAACAATTAGTGGATAATTCAAGTCAGGATTAATGCAGCAACTGGCTTGAAACCTGTTAAGCCCAACTCTCTCCAGAATTTTAAAAGGAAACCAAGTTTTTCCAGGTAACTATTTATTCCATTCATGTGTGTGTTAACCGTTAATTTGATCAATGTTATTTGGAATAGCATTTCTTGATTGAATATTTGCGTAAATTGTTAGTAGGTTAACTGTTATTTCTCACATAATCCCTATACTAGGATGGTTAGAAACAAAATAACACCATTATAAATCTCCTGTACATGAGGTAGACTACACGACACATCGAATTAGATAGATTGAGGTTGTTATGCAACCATTTCTCTTAATTTTGgctcttttaaaaaaatgtaaaacatacaaTTGTAAAGACAGACTGATAGAAAAAACACTAGGAATTAACCATTGTCATAACAGTTCTAGGGAttccattaacaaaaaaaaaaaaaacataattaacatCAACCGGAATACTAAACAAAGAGTTTCAACCAAGTTCCACAATACATGTAGTCGGAGTATATCTAAATGTCAATTATTTCTAGACAGGAAACATCCCTGCAAAATACTTGAGTGTAGACCTTACTGTGATCGGGTGTGGCGTTTCTGGGTATCGCCATGCTCTCCTCACCAATAGATTTCTAGTGCCATGTTCGATGTCATATTCTGTCAACACAAGCTCTCTGTACCTGTAATTGACGAGTAACTCTCTTTCCTTTGAATTGTTCACCAACAAAAGTAGGTTATCATCCACGAATAGTATTGGATTTTCTCTGATACTTCGACTCGCAAACCTGCAGTACTGCTCTAATATTCTGTTTCCATCCGCTTCTTCATTCAAGTGCCAAATTGCTGCGACATACCCAAATTCGTTGTGTGTATGAGCGAGGAGTGCAAGTTTTTCCTTGTGGGTTAGTAAATTGTGAACGGTATATATTGCACCTACAGGGATAGACACCTCGCTAAATGATTCATCTTCAACACTGTAACATAAAATAGACTTGGGTGTAGCATAGCTATCTCCTGTACCAGTTATCCAATACGCGTGACCATTATTAAAAACAGAGTTAGGGTCAATTTTTTCTACACCAGGGAGACAATCAACGCAGTGAAACCATGTAGAACGCCTTGAACAATATCTAGAGAAAAAAACGTAGGCATCAGCTATGTCCCTTTTGCACATATGTATGACTGTGTATGCATCTGAGTTTGGAACATGACCGAAACCATATACTGGGAAAAACGATCTACCGTGGTCCCTGTGGGGGTCGGAAATTTCTCTAGAGCATTGTGTTGTCGGATTCCATACCAAAAGTCTTGTGTCGTCTTGTTCACGGGAGAACTTGAAACATATGTTCCCGTTTGACACTCCCACAATGCGGAACCACCCATGGATGCCAACTCCGAAAGGATGCTGAACATTCACTTCTTCTCCAGAAGCAGCATTCACTATATATAGTGAATCTGAACCCATTAACAGTAGTGAGTATCCAACATGAAACAAAACATGTTGATCTAATACTTTCTGCCTTCGCATGTGGTGTATGCATGTCTCTGGTTGGCGTAGCTGTCGGTGCCAGAATTTATTCAAGCACATACATCTCCCTACAGCTTTGGCACTACTACGCAGGAAGATTTCTTGTAGCAGTTCATCCGGAATAATCGGCAAGGGAAGTTGGAATTTAGCCATTTTACTAGACGCGCGTTTCGTAATCTTGGTTTTCGGTTGTGTTTACTTTGTAGTTTTTGAATTGTTGAAGTCTGTTGCTCTCTTTTAAGTAATGAACCTAAATTAGTCTAACTTATTAATTGTGTGAGATGCAGCATCCAACGAGAATTGATGAGGCAGAATATTGTATTTACCGGTGTTATCCTAACCTGTTTGAACTAGGTGTTTAGTACCATTAAATTTGACTCGTCTTCCCAAGTTTTTGCCTACCCTAGTAAATAAATTCAGTTGGAATTCCAACATACTCCAATATTATCTTtgatttttcgtttttctagttTGAAATTAGAAGCAGCCGCAAATATTCCCTATTAAGTTTTAATTTGCTGATATACTCACTATTCTGGATACTTGATTTCCAATTTTGTTTGCCTTATCACAACATTACAACCCCTCATCCTAAAGAAAACCATGTTACTCCCAAATTAATCATTTCCACAGATTCAGCATTAAGTAATTCCAATACCTAATTAGGATGTTACCAGCAACCATTGCGACACCATCATCCATGCAGCCACAGGTAAACAACATTCAAGTTTTCCACACGATAAAAAAATCGTTGTCACCAAATTTTCTTACAAATAATGACCGGAATAAAAAAACCCATAGATGTTGTGAGACTTGTATGAGACTTGATCAAAAATAAACCCATAGATGTATATAAATGATCAAAATAACAAAGTCAAACACCATAATCAGAAAATCAAAGCTATTACACAGAATACTAATGGAAGATTTCCACAAAAGTCAACATGTACATACAGACATGGCTACCGAAACACTACTACAAAACATTATTTCACCAATAAACCTTAAACAAATTAATAATTCTTCTTTTGTCCTACGATGATGGTACTATCTGGTCCACAGACGAGTCGGAAGAGTCAGATGGCGAATTTCTACCATACCTCCTACTAGGTCCTGCATTTGCCCTACTATTAGGTACTGCCGCTGCACCTCCCCCCTGTTGACGGCGGTTGAACCTGCAGTAATTTTGGAAAATTTATTATACAACAATGAATATAATAAAGTATGTCGACTTACTTTCCTAAGTAAACAAGTTATTGTTACCTTGACTCGTGAGAACACGGTGGTGAACCTTCTTGCCTCCGATGCTGCCGGCGTAATAACCTTTCGGTCTCAAATGCAGCCACCTGTTCATCCTTGTTGAAGTGTACGTTGCATCTGTCCGCCAGCCAGTGTTTGATTTGGTCCGGCAATACGTTGGAGGCATATATCTCATCAACGGCTCTGGGCATTTCTACCGAACGAGTATGGTCCCATGCAAGCATGTGGAAGATACCCCAACCTACGTAACTGAGTTCCAGCATAAGCCGTGGAGTTGGTCGATGGAGAGATCTTATCCTCCCCATGTCGGCTGCGTTGATCCAGTAGTTATCACCGTCTCTATTTGGGTGGATATGGAGACACTTGTCTTGTCTGTCTATTAAGTACAGATCAGTGGTTGTGAAGAACGAAAAGTGTCGTACGATGTGCTGTGGAATCCTTACATCTTCCTATAGTCAGAGAAACAAAATTAGATGTTAaacagattttgaaaaaaattagataaaaaaacgTAAAGAGAAGTGGCGTCTGCGGCGCCGAAAGTAAGCTTACATCTGTTGGGAATAGGTTTAGGACGAAAGTCTGGTCAGGGCATCTTCTCACGTTCCTTAAGGCACTGACGTAACTAGCCGGTAGCCACCACAAACCAAATGTTGAAAAGTCAGTATTGTTAAGAATAAGAAACCATGGAAGGACATAACCGAAACTTGAGAAGTAATCAATGTTAAAAAGAACAAACCATGCAAGGACAGATGGTCATGTGTGTGGAAAAAATagttaacaaaaagaaaaaattagttatttgctTACCGGAATTCTGGCTCCATCTTTGTTTGCTAATTTTAGTGACTAGTCTCTGAAGTTGATTGGCGCGGTGAGTGAATTAGGAGAGGGTTAACAATGGTGTTGTCAAATAATTTTCTCTAGGAAGTCAAGTTTTACTTTTAAAGAGGGTAAAACCAGACGTCACACCGGTTGGAAATGAAGTTGAAGGGATATATTGAAGCCATCCATTAGGATTCAAACCTTATCACTAATCAAACCTTTTCGTAAATCTaaactaaataataaatacaCATAATAAACTCTATTTGAATTGTATTACTCCTGTTTTGGTAAAGGTAAATGTAGTTTAATAACCATTCATTGGTATACGTATCACTAGATGAATAAACATAACGAAGGTTgtacataataaaattaaaaaatataataagttTAATATCGTGTTCATATTTAGGTAAATTATTGAAATCATGTTTACTATATTGTTTGACAAAATATAGGAAATCATGCAAACCTTTCTTTATTAACATATCACAATGTGCTGTTCCATTCATAAATTAACATAAAGTACTTCAAATAACATAATCATATTTTTTACGACCCAGTAGCTTTTTCCCAATCAGTAAGCGCAACACAAAACGTCAATCAAAAATTAACAGAACGTACTTAAAATAACATAACCAGAATAACTTATTGCAAGCATTATAGTATTTAAAGTCTATGCAATGGACACAATTATTTTAATGCCTTAGGTATAAATAACTCAGAGCATACTTCCTAACCCCTTAACCAATCGCTCTTCCTTTTTAGCTATTTCGTTGTAGTATTTCTTTGCTGCCTCAAGGACTTCCTGGGATTCAAATTGAACGGATTCATGACCAGATCAATAGCCAGCCGTAATCTAGTGCTATCATTTACCTAGgagagaaaacaaaagaattcAGACGCATAGGTTAgattaaaattttgatataatatatGAAACCATGAaaccaattttattttataactacCTTAATATTGTAGTTACTCCTCCATTGGCACTCCCTCATCCAGGTTGTCACCCAAACTCCACAATCATTCCTTGTATATGTAAAAAAAGTTTATTGAAGTCTATAACCAACTTAATTTCTAAGGAAAAAAAATCATAGCAGACGAAATAGAactgtaaaaaaatattatcttccGTAACCAAGGCTGGCCGGAAAAGCAATGTATAGCACTATTACAACGTCAATAAATATGTTAGCGGTCTATTTTACTTGTGCAGAAGGAAAACGTATTCATCACACGTTAGCAAATTCTTTGATGCATCTCAGTAATTCAGAACTCAACAATCAATAATAACTTGTAAGGTTTCTTACGAGTCATCGTTCTGCTCGCCAATTTCTGCATGGTGTATTAGAGGATACTCTGAAATGATTGGTCTGTGTGTTGTTTGGTTAGCATAGAATGTGGAGTCATCAAGCATCTCCTCAATAAACAGTGCCTGTAATCAAAGTAAAATTTAACTCAGGTGTCAACTCTGGTGTCTGTTCAAGCAATTTAGACTCTATTTCCGCCTATTAGAAATTTTGCAACACTACCATTAGCTTAGCACAACGACGGCCCCTGGTTCTGCTTGAGACGCATGGTTTAGAATCCAATAATATTAGGTGTCTTTTTTCTATATCAATTACAAGCAGGTACCAGTGCATGTTATCCTCATTCATTGGAACAAAAATCTATCAAAAATATACACAAATAAGTTATACAGGAATAAGCATTTTTAATTTACATTATCATCTATTACGAGAATTAAATTAGAAAGTTACCTTGCATAACGACTCAAACTCTCCCATGTATTCCTCAGCGTAATAGCGTTTCAAAGTCTTTGGGGAGTGAGTCCAATTAAGGGCAAATTGCTGAAATTAGATTTTTCATAAACATGTGTAAGGTCAATGGAAACCAGGAGATGGAGATCCTCTTAATGGTTTTCACTCACCGAAAATGTAGTGGGTAAAAACCACAAGCA is a window from the Arachis hypogaea cultivar Tifrunner chromosome 17, arahy.Tifrunner.gnm2.J5K5, whole genome shotgun sequence genome containing:
- the LOC112765752 gene encoding F-box/kelch-repeat protein At3g06240-like, which translates into the protein MAKFQLPLPIIPDELLQEIFLRSSAKAVGRCMCLNKFWHRQLRQPETCIHHMRRQKVLDQHVLFHVGYSLLLMGSDSLYIVNAASGEEVNVQHPFGVGIHGWFRIVGVSNGNICFKFSREQDDTRLLVWNPTTQCSREISDPHRDHGRSFFPVYGFGHVPNSDAYTVIHMCKRDIADAYVFFSRYCSRRSTWFHCVDCLPGVEKIDPNSVFNNGHAYWITGTGDSYATPKSILCYSVEDESFSEVSIPVGAIYTVHNLLTHKEKLALLAHTHNEFGYVAAIWHLNEEADGNRILEQYCRFASRSIRENPILFVDDNLLLLVNNSKERELLVNYRYRELVLTEYDIEHGTRNLLVRRAWRYPETPHPITVRSTLKYFAGMFPV